The Peribacillus sp. FSL E2-0218 genome contains a region encoding:
- a CDS encoding histidine--tRNA ligase, translated as MRKMDYQNVKGTQDYLPDTEVIRRGIRRTIEDVFIQYGCKPLETPILNYTELLASKYGGGAEILEEMYTLTDRGERDLALRYDLTIPFAKVVAMNPSIRRPFKRYEIGKVFRDGPIKTGRLREFTQCDVDIVGIESQVAEAELMTMALDAFRKLGLKVSIQYNNRKLLAGMLEAFGTTDEKINKVILILDKLEKVGSEAVTVELREQGLLPSTINSINRFITAEDNASSGYFEPLSERNQQIKQGVAELKELESYLEFLGVDKQCTFNPFLARGLEIYTGTIYEIFLSDKSIKSSIGSGGRYDNAIGGLIGTNESFSTVGISLGLDVIYTALLSSKENIVENHDVDFYVIPINTEKQALVVARHLRDKGYKVEYEMGKKRLGKALDKANKEKFRNVIIIGENEVKNNQIKIKDMFSGEERMEPFSFSEG; from the coding sequence ATGAGAAAAATGGATTACCAAAACGTAAAGGGCACTCAAGATTATTTACCGGATACAGAAGTGATACGAAGAGGCATCAGAAGGACAATAGAAGACGTTTTTATCCAATACGGATGTAAGCCATTGGAAACACCGATATTAAATTACACGGAATTGCTAGCTTCCAAGTATGGCGGGGGTGCCGAAATATTAGAGGAAATGTATACCTTAACAGACAGGGGAGAAAGAGATTTGGCGCTGCGATACGACCTCACTATTCCCTTTGCAAAAGTAGTTGCAATGAATCCAAGCATAAGGAGACCTTTTAAAAGATATGAGATAGGTAAAGTTTTCAGGGATGGACCGATAAAAACGGGAAGGCTTCGTGAATTTACACAATGTGACGTCGATATAGTGGGTATAGAATCTCAAGTTGCTGAAGCGGAATTAATGACGATGGCATTGGATGCATTCCGGAAGCTTGGTTTAAAGGTAAGCATCCAATATAATAATCGAAAATTATTAGCTGGAATGCTTGAGGCTTTTGGAACAACAGATGAAAAGATCAATAAAGTGATATTGATACTTGATAAACTTGAAAAAGTCGGATCGGAGGCTGTTACGGTGGAGCTAAGGGAACAAGGGCTGCTGCCTTCAACCATCAATTCGATTAATCGCTTTATAACCGCCGAGGATAATGCCAGTTCGGGCTATTTCGAGCCTCTCAGTGAACGGAATCAACAAATTAAGCAGGGAGTAGCAGAATTAAAAGAGCTGGAATCTTATCTCGAATTCCTTGGTGTCGATAAGCAATGTACATTCAATCCATTTTTAGCAAGAGGGCTGGAGATATATACTGGAACGATTTATGAGATATTTTTATCTGATAAAAGCATTAAATCAAGTATTGGCAGTGGCGGAAGGTATGACAATGCCATTGGTGGACTGATCGGGACGAATGAAAGCTTTTCAACGGTGGGGATTTCATTGGGTCTGGATGTTATTTATACGGCCTTACTATCTTCGAAGGAAAATATCGTGGAAAATCATGATGTGGATTTTTATGTGATCCCGATAAATACTGAAAAGCAAGCATTAGTAGTCGCAAGGCACCTAAGGGATAAAGGATATAAGGTGGAATATGAAATGGGAAAGAAAAGGCTCGGTAAAGCCTTAGATAAAGCAAATAAAGAGAAATTTCGTAATGTCATCATCATAGGAGAGAACGAGGTGAAAAATAATCAAATTAAAATTAAAGATATGTTCTCTGGTGAAGAAAGAATGGAGCCTTTTTCGTTCAGTGAAGGCTGA
- a CDS encoding acyl-CoA dehydrogenase family protein, which yields MGELQCNEPLFPHKLDTAGFTPEDFNEEDHLISKTTELFVKNEIMPLLDSIDRHDHGKVKKLFQEAGELGLLSVEVPESYGGLSLNKKLSGLVAEKMGFGGSFSVSFNIHAGVGTLPYVYYGTEEQKQKYLPKLASGEWIGAYALTENNAGSDALNAKTTAVLNEQGTAWLLNGEKQWITNAQVADVYVVFAKTNDSMTAFIVDRMFKGVSVGPEEKKMGIKGSSTATLILEDVSVPAQNVLGKVGQGHHVALNILNMARLKLSFSNIGASKQALELAVNYAKQRKQFNRTIIGFSMIQEKIANMAIAIYGAESAAYRTADSLDNVFETDEPLDEQLGKLANYAAECAINKVHCSEILDRIVDEALQIHGGYGYMQEYEVERLYRDARISRIFEGTNEINRLTIAKLLMKKGFQNGGTWLNPLFDEEVNRNRQYIQFSNMLLHKSLKALIHANINIQQEQEYSRLLADMVKEIHVMESSVIRTEKAIQKNGMEKERLKENMTNVICEEGYRRVEEMAVLILTGTESGEASRKVLLEEVRSLAVPLFRNLFIQKREIAERMADQEKYKV from the coding sequence ATGGGTGAACTTCAATGTAACGAACCTTTATTTCCTCATAAACTGGACACGGCAGGATTTACACCAGAGGATTTTAATGAGGAAGATCATCTCATATCAAAGACTACAGAGCTCTTTGTCAAAAACGAAATAATGCCCCTGCTGGATTCGATCGATCGGCATGATCACGGCAAGGTGAAAAAATTGTTTCAAGAAGCGGGAGAGCTCGGCTTACTCAGCGTAGAGGTTCCAGAGTCGTATGGCGGATTGTCCCTGAATAAAAAGCTTTCAGGGCTTGTGGCCGAGAAGATGGGATTTGGCGGTTCTTTCAGCGTCTCCTTTAATATACATGCAGGTGTAGGGACCCTCCCGTACGTTTATTACGGGACAGAAGAGCAAAAGCAAAAATACTTGCCAAAACTTGCATCAGGAGAATGGATTGGTGCTTATGCCTTAACGGAAAATAACGCGGGATCAGACGCGCTTAACGCCAAAACGACGGCGGTCTTAAATGAGCAGGGGACAGCCTGGCTATTAAATGGTGAAAAACAGTGGATCACGAACGCACAAGTAGCCGATGTATATGTTGTCTTTGCCAAAACAAATGACAGCATGACTGCATTCATTGTAGACAGAATGTTCAAAGGGGTTTCCGTCGGTCCCGAAGAGAAGAAAATGGGGATAAAAGGGTCTTCGACAGCCACTTTAATTTTGGAAGATGTCAGTGTACCGGCGCAGAATGTTCTGGGAAAAGTCGGGCAAGGCCATCATGTAGCATTGAATATTCTAAACATGGCGCGATTGAAGCTCTCCTTTTCTAACATCGGAGCATCCAAGCAAGCATTGGAGCTTGCCGTTAACTACGCGAAACAGCGTAAACAATTTAACCGGACGATCATCGGTTTTTCGATGATACAAGAAAAGATTGCGAATATGGCGATTGCGATTTATGGAGCGGAAAGTGCGGCCTACAGAACGGCTGATAGCTTGGACAACGTATTCGAAACGGACGAACCTCTCGATGAACAATTGGGAAAACTGGCAAACTATGCAGCCGAATGTGCGATCAATAAAGTTCATTGCTCCGAGATCCTTGATCGAATCGTGGATGAGGCTTTACAAATTCATGGGGGTTATGGCTACATGCAAGAGTACGAAGTGGAACGATTATATCGGGATGCCCGGATTAGCCGGATTTTTGAAGGAACGAATGAAATAAACCGTCTGACCATTGCCAAATTATTGATGAAAAAGGGGTTTCAAAACGGCGGCACATGGTTGAACCCTTTATTTGATGAGGAGGTGAACCGAAACCGGCAATACATCCAGTTTTCTAACATGCTTCTTCACAAATCTTTGAAAGCATTGATACATGCCAATATCAACATTCAACAGGAACAAGAATATTCCCGTTTGCTTGCAGACATGGTGAAGGAAATTCATGTGATGGAATCATCGGTCATTCGCACGGAAAAAGCGATACAAAAGAACGGGATGGAAAAAGAGCGGCTGAAAGAGAATATGACGAACGTTATCTGTGAAGAGGGGTATCGCAGAGTTGAAGAGATGGCCGTGTTGATTTTAACGGGAACGGAATCGGGTGAAGCAAGCAGAAAAGTATTATTGGAAGAAGTTCGCAGCCTTGCTGTTCCACTCTTTAGGAATCTGTTTATACAAAAACGTGAAATTGCAGAAAGAATGGCTGATCAAGAAAAATATAAGGTGTGA
- a CDS encoding NAD(P)-dependent oxidoreductase yields the protein MKKIGFIGLGNMGLPMSQSLLLSNFTVYGMDLNKEAEMSFHQSGGTIGVSIETMVKQCDVILTSLPSSQAVEEVFLGEKGLVYLVDSAVMLIDTSTVAPELNIRIEEAAKKKGVDFLAAPVSGGVIGAVNRTLTFMVGGSKNVFDKARPLFDAMGENIFHVNDQIDSGTNTKLINNLLIGFYTAGVSEALHLAKNSNLDLERLFEMLNVSYGQSRIYERNYKSFIANDNYEPGFALELLRKDLGFALGLAAKNDLELPISKILFDLYEEAVENGYGDKDMSILYKKISEQATKIL from the coding sequence ATGAAAAAAATCGGGTTTATCGGGTTGGGCAATATGGGTCTGCCTATGTCGCAAAGTTTACTACTTTCCAATTTTACAGTGTATGGAATGGATTTGAACAAAGAAGCTGAAATGTCCTTTCATCAATCAGGAGGAACGATTGGCGTATCGATTGAAACTATGGTGAAACAATGTGATGTGATCCTTACAAGTCTTCCATCCTCTCAGGCAGTGGAAGAAGTTTTTCTAGGAGAAAAAGGACTCGTTTATCTCGTCGATTCCGCTGTTATGCTGATCGATACGAGTACGGTAGCCCCTGAATTGAATATCCGCATCGAAGAGGCTGCCAAGAAAAAGGGTGTTGATTTTCTCGCGGCACCCGTCAGTGGCGGCGTGATAGGGGCGGTAAACCGAACGCTCACCTTCATGGTAGGCGGTTCAAAGAATGTCTTCGATAAGGCCAGGCCTTTGTTTGACGCAATGGGCGAGAATATTTTTCATGTGAATGATCAAATCGACAGCGGTACGAATACAAAGCTGATCAACAATCTCTTGATCGGATTTTATACGGCAGGGGTAAGTGAAGCTCTTCACCTTGCAAAGAATAGCAATCTTGATCTTGAAAGGTTGTTCGAGATGCTGAACGTAAGCTATGGTCAGAGTCGAATCTACGAGCGAAACTACAAAAGCTTCATCGCAAACGATAATTACGAACCCGGTTTTGCTTTAGAGCTGCTAAGAAAAGATCTCGGCTTCGCACTTGGGCTTGCAGCAAAGAATGATCTGGAACTGCCAATAAGCAAAATCCTTTTTGATCTGTATGAAGAAGCAGTGGAGAACGGGTATGGTGATAAAGACATGTCCATCCTCTATAAAAAAATAAGTGAGCAGGCGACGAAGATTCTTTAA
- a CDS encoding CoA-acylating methylmalonate-semialdehyde dehydrogenase: protein MITTNIKRMKNNINGEWVDSNGTDVEEVINPANGKIIAYVPLSVKRDVDQAVQAAQHTYQTWSLVPVPNRARLLYNYLHLLQEQKEQLAEIITMENGKTLKDARGEVQRGIEVVEIATAAPTLMMGESLPGIAEGIDGSIWRYPLGVVAGITPFNFPMMVPLWMFPLAIACGNTFVLKASERTPILAEKLVELFYESGFPKGVLNLVHGAKDVVNGLLESDDIKAISFVGSEPVAKHVYQTGTANGKRVQALAGAKNHAVVLADCHLEKSVQGIIGAAFGSSGERCMACSVVAVVDEIADEFMELLVSETRKLKTGEGKSEDNFVGPLIREVHKNRVVHYIDSGVKEGAALLVDGRNPEVEEGYYVGATIFDHVKPDMKIWQDEIFAPVLSVVRVKDLDEGIKLTNQSRFANGAVIYTASGKSVQQFRDKIDAGMIGVNVNVPAPMAFFSFAGNKASFYGDLGTNGKDGVQFYTRKKVVTERWF from the coding sequence ATGATTACAACGAATATAAAAAGAATGAAGAACAACATCAACGGAGAATGGGTGGATTCCAACGGTACGGATGTCGAAGAAGTAATTAATCCAGCCAACGGAAAAATAATTGCCTATGTACCTCTATCGGTGAAAAGGGATGTCGATCAAGCCGTACAGGCCGCTCAACATACGTATCAAACTTGGTCATTGGTACCTGTGCCGAACCGGGCAAGACTTCTATACAATTACCTTCATCTGCTTCAAGAGCAGAAAGAACAATTGGCCGAAATCATAACGATGGAAAATGGGAAAACGTTAAAAGATGCCCGCGGTGAGGTACAGCGGGGAATTGAAGTTGTGGAGATTGCGACTGCAGCTCCGACACTAATGATGGGTGAATCCCTGCCTGGCATTGCTGAGGGGATCGATGGATCGATCTGGCGCTATCCATTGGGAGTGGTTGCGGGCATTACCCCTTTCAACTTCCCGATGATGGTACCGCTTTGGATGTTTCCGCTCGCAATCGCCTGCGGCAACACGTTTGTCCTAAAAGCTTCAGAAAGAACACCAATCCTCGCCGAGAAACTAGTGGAGCTTTTCTATGAATCTGGTTTCCCGAAGGGTGTCCTCAACCTTGTGCATGGTGCAAAAGATGTCGTGAACGGCTTACTGGAAAGCGATGACATCAAAGCGATATCATTCGTCGGTTCCGAGCCTGTGGCCAAGCATGTATACCAAACGGGTACAGCTAACGGCAAACGTGTTCAAGCACTTGCTGGTGCCAAAAACCATGCCGTTGTCCTAGCGGATTGCCATCTTGAAAAGTCGGTTCAAGGCATTATCGGAGCGGCGTTCGGCAGCAGTGGAGAACGCTGCATGGCCTGCTCGGTCGTAGCGGTGGTCGATGAGATCGCCGATGAATTCATGGAGTTGCTCGTTTCTGAAACTCGTAAACTGAAAACAGGAGAAGGCAAATCGGAAGATAACTTTGTTGGTCCGCTGATCCGTGAAGTCCACAAAAATCGAGTGGTCCATTATATTGATAGCGGAGTAAAGGAAGGGGCTGCATTACTGGTTGACGGGAGAAATCCGGAAGTTGAGGAAGGATATTATGTCGGAGCTACCATTTTCGATCATGTGAAACCGGACATGAAAATATGGCAGGATGAAATTTTCGCTCCGGTATTGAGTGTTGTACGAGTCAAAGACCTTGATGAAGGAATCAAACTCACCAATCAGTCGAGATTTGCCAACGGCGCTGTCATCTATACGGCGAGCGGCAAAAGCGTCCAGCAGTTTCGCGACAAGATTGATGCCGGAATGATCGGTGTGAATGTCAACGTTCCAGCTCCGATGGCGTTCTTCTCCTTCGCTGGGAACAAAGCCTCCTTTTATGGAGATCTTGGAACGAACGGAAAAGATGGGGTCCAATTTTACACACGAAAAAAAGTGGTAACCGAACGCTGGTTTTAA
- a CDS encoding enoyl-CoA hydratase-related protein, which translates to MNYKYAKIEKENFITLVTLNNPPANALSSSCIAELRTLMQELGRDEETRVIIMTGAGRFFVAGADIKEFVSKLGDQEQGLALAEGGQALCNEIEALKKPVIAAINGPALGGGLELAMSCHFRILSDQATLGLPELKLGLIPTFGGTQRLRKITDTATALELILTGRSLFAGEAVERGIAQVAVKEAELLKTARAMATSFVEGKSMTSVMRAVECIVQGGNDSMEQGLERERKRFAELFLTADAKEGIHAFVEKRQPDFKHF; encoded by the coding sequence TTGAACTACAAATATGCAAAGATCGAAAAAGAAAATTTCATTACGTTGGTCACATTGAACAATCCACCCGCAAATGCACTATCTTCTTCCTGTATCGCTGAATTGCGAACCTTAATGCAGGAGCTTGGGCGCGATGAAGAAACAAGAGTCATCATCATGACAGGAGCGGGCCGGTTCTTTGTGGCGGGGGCGGACATAAAAGAATTCGTCTCAAAATTGGGCGATCAGGAACAAGGGTTGGCGCTTGCTGAAGGGGGCCAGGCGCTTTGTAATGAAATCGAAGCTCTTAAGAAGCCAGTCATTGCTGCAATAAATGGGCCGGCACTTGGCGGAGGGCTGGAGCTGGCGATGAGCTGTCACTTCAGGATCTTATCCGATCAAGCGACGCTAGGTCTGCCGGAATTAAAGCTTGGACTTATCCCTACTTTTGGCGGCACACAGCGGCTCCGCAAGATAACGGATACGGCAACGGCATTGGAACTTATCCTTACGGGACGTTCCCTTTTTGCAGGTGAAGCCGTTGAACGTGGGATTGCCCAGGTAGCTGTAAAAGAAGCTGAATTGTTAAAAACGGCTAGAGCAATGGCAACGTCGTTTGTAGAAGGAAAAAGCATGACCAGTGTGATGCGAGCTGTGGAATGTATCGTTCAAGGAGGCAACGACAGCATGGAGCAAGGGTTGGAACGGGAACGAAAACGGTTTGCCGAACTGTTTCTGACAGCTGATGCCAAAGAGGGAATTCACGCATTCGTCGAGAAACGACAACCAGACTTTAAACATTTCTAA
- a CDS encoding enoyl-CoA hydratase/isomerase family protein: MSAEVVFSIKQNGVAMIILNRPKALNSLSHEMVRAIGEKLMKWKTDRNVSIVIIKGAGTKGFCAGGDIKTLYEARSSESAMRKAEGFFEVEYETDLSIYQFPKPIIAFLDGIVMGGGVGLTYGASHRIVTERTKWAMPEMNIGFFPDVGGAYFLNKAPGHLGRYLALTASVIQAPDVLYMNGADIFMESDTMQLFNEKVEHTDWSEGKIDEKLDQLIDEYRTQPSQVSRLASFQKEIDRHFGFVTVEAILESLDREGSDFCTKTKEQLLAKSAFSLKITLKQLTDGKNKTLKQCFETDLLLAKNFLRHGDFYEGVRSILIDRDHSPKYEYKHVSEVTGDTVDKFFNQVLNG; this comes from the coding sequence ATGTCTGCCGAAGTGGTGTTTTCCATTAAGCAAAATGGCGTGGCAATGATTATTTTAAACCGCCCGAAAGCGCTCAATTCATTATCTCATGAGATGGTGCGCGCCATCGGTGAAAAATTAATGAAATGGAAGACAGACCGTAACGTATCGATCGTTATCATAAAGGGCGCAGGCACAAAAGGGTTTTGTGCGGGCGGTGATATCAAGACACTCTATGAAGCACGATCATCTGAGTCAGCGATGCGAAAAGCGGAGGGTTTTTTCGAGGTGGAATACGAGACGGATCTGTCCATCTACCAATTTCCAAAGCCGATCATCGCTTTTTTAGATGGAATCGTGATGGGGGGAGGCGTCGGGCTGACATACGGTGCGAGTCACCGGATTGTAACGGAGCGGACGAAGTGGGCCATGCCAGAAATGAATATTGGCTTTTTTCCTGATGTGGGAGGAGCTTATTTTTTAAACAAAGCTCCTGGACACTTAGGGCGTTATCTCGCTTTAACTGCGTCTGTTATACAAGCACCCGATGTACTCTATATGAACGGTGCAGACATATTTATGGAAAGTGACACCATGCAGCTTTTTAATGAAAAAGTGGAGCATACGGATTGGTCCGAGGGGAAAATTGATGAAAAGCTTGATCAGCTGATCGATGAATATCGAACACAGCCATCTCAAGTGAGCAGGCTTGCTTCTTTTCAAAAAGAAATCGATCGACACTTTGGGTTTGTAACAGTTGAAGCGATCCTTGAGTCGCTCGACAGGGAGGGCAGCGATTTTTGCACGAAAACGAAAGAGCAGCTTCTTGCCAAATCCGCATTTTCATTGAAGATCACGTTAAAGCAATTGACCGACGGCAAAAATAAAACATTGAAACAATGCTTCGAAACCGATCTTTTGCTAGCCAAGAACTTTTTGCGGCATGGAGACTTCTATGAAGGTGTGCGATCCATCCTCATCGATCGAGACCATTCGCCGAAGTATGAATACAAACATGTTTCAGAGGTAACGGGGGATACGGTGGATAAATTCTTTAACCAAGTTCTAAACGGGTAA
- a CDS encoding C40 family peptidase encodes MNNSKNSIILAGTIVGTLFASSSAYASTYQVKSGDTLDKISKANQTTVLKLKAANHLTGSLIYPGQVLKIDGLNKTTKKSSDTTKKYVVKLGDTLSTIAKRHNLSLNALLKLNPAISNSDRIYIGQAIRVSGQAISTGTNASKSNSSDTYTVKPGDTLGQIAKAKNMTLQQLKSVNRLSGSLIFPGQVLKITTTAINNGNNVNKQAVEKHVVKLGDSLSSIAKKYNLSLNALLKLNPAITNSNRIKIGQTINVSGKTASSAANKPSISTTKSAKANQVLTTGAKYMGAKYVYGASTSRTDVFDCSSFTLKAFQAAGISLPRTSLAQSRAGASVSSNNLQKGDLVFFDTNGDGVINHVGIYAGNGQMLNASTSNGVSYANINSSYWGPRFIKAVRVLN; translated from the coding sequence ATGAACAATTCGAAAAACTCTATCATTCTTGCGGGAACCATTGTCGGGACCTTATTCGCGAGCAGTTCAGCTTATGCCAGTACTTATCAAGTTAAATCAGGGGATACCCTTGATAAAATTTCCAAAGCCAATCAGACAACCGTCCTGAAACTTAAAGCCGCCAACCACTTGACGGGAAGCCTCATTTATCCCGGGCAGGTCTTGAAGATCGATGGCCTTAACAAGACAACGAAGAAAAGTAGTGATACAACGAAGAAATACGTAGTTAAACTTGGGGATACTCTATCTACGATCGCCAAAAGACATAACCTTTCCCTTAATGCCTTGCTTAAATTAAACCCCGCGATTTCCAATTCAGATCGCATTTATATTGGCCAAGCAATCCGTGTTTCCGGACAAGCCATTTCGACTGGCACGAATGCCAGCAAAAGCAATTCAAGCGACACTTATACAGTCAAACCTGGGGATACTCTTGGCCAAATTGCCAAAGCAAAAAATATGACACTCCAGCAATTAAAATCGGTAAATCGCTTGAGTGGATCACTGATATTCCCAGGACAAGTCTTGAAGATCACGACCACTGCCATTAACAATGGCAACAATGTAAATAAGCAGGCTGTCGAAAAACATGTGGTCAAGCTGGGGGATAGTTTATCTTCCATTGCCAAAAAATATAACCTATCGCTAAATGCCTTACTTAAGTTAAACCCTGCGATCACCAATTCGAATCGCATTAAAATCGGCCAAACCATCAATGTTTCCGGAAAGACTGCATCCTCGGCAGCTAACAAACCTTCCATATCAACGACGAAATCCGCCAAGGCTAATCAAGTTTTGACTACTGGTGCAAAATATATGGGGGCTAAATATGTGTACGGCGCGAGCACATCACGCACTGATGTTTTTGATTGTTCTTCATTCACATTAAAAGCATTTCAGGCTGCAGGCATCTCCTTGCCCCGCACTTCATTGGCCCAATCACGGGCAGGTGCATCCGTATCTTCGAACAACCTTCAAAAAGGCGATTTAGTGTTTTTTGATACAAATGGTGATGGCGTAATCAACCATGTTGGCATTTATGCCGGTAACGGACAAATGCTCAATGCTTCCACATCCAACGGCGTTTCTTATGCAAACATCAATAGTTCCTACTGGGGACCCCGTTTCATAAAAGCGGTACGTGTATTAAACTAA
- a CDS encoding GerAB/ArcD/ProY family transporter, whose translation MSGKPIVGMIEMQFVMLLFLLGSAIILGLGLDAGEYSWLANVLAGITGLLLFNLYVYIWNENHHQGLNPILTAQFGKHLGFIISAVYAVYFAYIASRVLNDIVHFINSTLLHNMHPFFIKFTIFLLIIYTYSKGLEPFVRSAVIFGSVTLLFLLLIPFFIVLSSNFHIDYIMPFHSLDVTKIVKTVFPTLITFPYGELVVSLALLPFLKEKKSLSKGGSIVIVISTFLLSIFSFLTIGVLHPDLAKSYSYPLVTTIEHIGLIGFFQRLDILAVIIFMIGCYFKITVFTFASIFVAKDCMNKWKVNNNSLVSTVFLAIIAFSYLYSDNNSLHVKIGLELVPFLLHVPLQIVVPLLILMITFVRGKFAKLPSK comes from the coding sequence ATGAGCGGAAAACCCATAGTTGGAATGATAGAAATGCAGTTCGTCATGCTGCTATTTCTCCTTGGAAGCGCCATTATTTTAGGACTGGGGCTTGATGCAGGTGAATATTCATGGCTGGCGAATGTACTGGCAGGCATTACCGGCCTGCTTTTATTCAATCTGTATGTTTATATCTGGAATGAAAATCACCATCAGGGTCTTAATCCTATACTTACTGCTCAATTCGGCAAGCATCTTGGATTTATCATATCCGCTGTCTATGCGGTCTATTTTGCCTACATAGCATCAAGGGTGTTAAATGATATCGTCCATTTCATCAATAGTACATTGTTGCACAATATGCACCCCTTCTTCATTAAATTCACCATATTCTTACTCATTATTTATACGTATTCAAAAGGACTCGAGCCATTTGTACGGTCGGCTGTGATTTTCGGGTCGGTCACCCTTTTATTTCTCTTACTCATTCCTTTTTTCATTGTATTAAGCAGCAATTTTCACATTGATTATATCATGCCCTTCCATTCATTAGACGTTACGAAGATTGTTAAGACCGTCTTCCCTACACTAATTACCTTCCCTTATGGTGAATTGGTTGTTTCTTTAGCGTTGCTTCCTTTCTTGAAGGAAAAAAAATCATTGTCAAAAGGCGGCAGCATCGTCATTGTCATTTCAACCTTTTTACTATCCATTTTTTCTTTTCTAACGATCGGCGTATTACACCCTGATTTAGCTAAGTCTTATTCTTATCCGCTTGTTACGACCATAGAACATATTGGGTTGATCGGTTTTTTCCAGCGCTTGGATATATTGGCTGTCATCATTTTCATGATTGGCTGTTATTTTAAAATAACCGTATTCACATTTGCATCGATATTCGTTGCTAAAGATTGTATGAATAAATGGAAAGTGAATAATAATAGCCTTGTTTCCACGGTCTTCCTTGCCATTATCGCCTTCTCATATTTATATTCCGACAATAACTCCCTCCATGTAAAAATCGGCCTTGAACTTGTACCATTCCTTTTGCATGTACCTCTTCAAATCGTTGTGCCTCTATTGATTCTCATGATCACTTTTGTAAGAGGAAAATTCGCCAAGCTCCCCAGCAAATAA
- a CDS encoding Ger(x)C family spore germination protein gives MKYLYLIFIILSVASIFFSQEDKHELNQSSFSFALGIDYEKEGYVVSLQLINPGEISGEKLLNNSPYIVYKAKGKTIDTALEKISMNTSRYVDLKQEQIIVLGEELARKGRTKEIVEYILHSPDIPANALIITTKGNKASELLEIFSPVEGYSALEITNTLNKLGKHVLQNASEIKVDLLEEGKDSSLPYIVLKGDLQKGMSRDNLDTTNPAHIVFGGFGLFKDEYLKKYLDYRDSLFLQLLNGKSSGFIIESTCPEGPEKFAFKLFNGHVKNREYKRVENNYLFQYTLNLSGDIRQYNCHGNLNDPDTIEQLEKQINKTIQKKENKILSIAQGYEIDPFGLGHFIKNKNPKLWNTLEEEWSTSIKTAQIEIHSNITIQNVGNYKSRGD, from the coding sequence ATGAAATACCTCTATTTAATTTTTATCATTTTATCCGTTGCATCCATTTTCTTCTCTCAAGAGGACAAGCATGAATTGAATCAATCGTCTTTCTCATTTGCACTTGGGATTGACTATGAAAAAGAAGGCTATGTCGTGTCTTTACAACTCATCAATCCAGGAGAGATTTCCGGTGAAAAACTATTGAATAACTCTCCTTACATCGTGTATAAGGCAAAAGGGAAAACGATAGATACCGCATTGGAAAAGATATCGATGAATACATCCAGGTATGTGGACTTAAAACAAGAGCAGATCATCGTGTTGGGGGAAGAATTGGCACGTAAAGGCAGAACGAAGGAAATAGTTGAATATATCCTCCATTCCCCTGATATACCGGCCAATGCACTGATCATTACCACTAAAGGCAACAAGGCCAGTGAACTACTGGAGATTTTTTCACCTGTCGAAGGCTATTCAGCACTTGAAATTACGAATACACTGAATAAATTAGGAAAACATGTCCTGCAAAATGCGAGCGAAATAAAAGTGGATTTATTAGAAGAGGGAAAAGATAGTTCATTGCCTTATATCGTATTAAAGGGCGATCTCCAAAAAGGAATGAGCCGCGATAATCTCGATACGACAAACCCTGCCCACATTGTATTTGGCGGGTTTGGATTATTTAAAGATGAGTATCTGAAAAAGTACCTGGATTACAGGGATTCTTTATTTCTCCAATTGCTTAACGGAAAATCATCAGGATTCATAATAGAATCAACTTGTCCGGAAGGTCCAGAAAAGTTCGCCTTCAAATTATTTAATGGTCATGTCAAGAACAGGGAATATAAGAGGGTCGAAAATAATTACCTTTTTCAATACACCCTTAATCTATCAGGAGACATACGTCAGTACAACTGCCATGGGAATCTGAATGATCCCGACACGATCGAACAGCTCGAAAAGCAAATAAATAAAACGATACAGAAAAAAGAAAACAAGATCCTTTCCATTGCCCAAGGCTATGAAATAGATCCATTTGGCTTAGGTCATTTCATTAAAAATAAGAATCCCAAGTTATGGAACACCCTTGAAGAAGAGTGGTCAACAAGCATCAAGACTGCCCAAATAGAGATCCATTCTAATATCACCATACAGAATGTCGGAAATTACAAGTCAAGAGGTGACTAA